The genome window TATCCCATCGCTAAACATCAAGAAGGTGTTTATATTTTGATGTATTATCAAGCCGATGGACAACAAGTAGCTGTATTAGAGCGTGCGATGCGTTTAAGTGAAGAGGTGATTCGCTATCTCACTATTAAACTCAAAGAAGTGCCAGAATTGTCAGAAGATTCTTTCCAAGAACTACCTAAAGCTAGTATTCAACCTAGAGAAGTTCCAGTGGAAGTTCCAGTCGAAGATGAACAACCCCCTCAACCTGAAGTAATAGCCGATGAAGTACCAACCTTAGTAGAGGATGAAGATGAACAACCTTCTCAACCTGAAGTAATCGAAGCTTAAATTACCATCCCCCTTTAATTAAGGGGGAATTTTTTAAATATTAAGCTCCACGTTTTAGAGATAGTTCTACTTGTTGAAACTCTTGTTCTAAACGATTTTTCAGTTTTTCCGGGAGAGGACGACTACCATAGGAAGTATAATAACCAGCTATAGCGTTCATGGCTGTTTGCATAGTGGTAAAAGAGCGCAAACCAGAAGATTTAGGTTCACGACGATAGAGAGATATATAGTCGTTGATTTGTTGACGCGCGAGGGATTGAATCTCAACCTTGTCTGGTGCGTTTTCATCTAGAGCGATCGCTTTTCTAAGATTAGCTACCACAGTTAGTGTATCTTGACTATAATTTCCCGTTAAGCCAGTGGGACTAGAACAAGCGGTCAACCCAGTTATACCGATAACTATGACCAAAACCCAAGCTAAACAACGAGACAAGTAGGATGAAATAGACATATTAAAGCTCATTTTAACAATTTCTGATCATCCTACCAAGAAATGTAACAATTTCAGCACTTAATTTCTTTGCTTCATGTTAAAATCGGGTCAGAGAAATGTTTAGTATTGCTAGGTTTAACATAAACAATCATCCCTGGTTGTAAATCCAACGCCTCATATCTTTCTTTAGATACATGAGCTGTTACTTCCAGGGTGTCTGGTAATAATAGTTCCACCTGTACTTCTCGACCGAGATGTATTATGCGTTGAATTTTAGCTTCAGTACTTTCACCATCATTAAAAAGTAAAATCATTAATTCATGGGGGCGGACAAATACTTCACTATTAGGTAGTTGTAAAGATTTACCATTAAATAGATGAGCATGAGAAGGTAAGACGTTAACCTCACCAATAAATTGCATAACAAAGGGAGTTGCAGGATTATCATAAATTTCTGCGCTGCTACCCACTTGTTCAATACTTCCCTGGTTCATAATCACTATTTGGTCAGCTACTTCCATCGCTTCTTCTTGATCATGAGTTACAAAAACACTGGTTATATGCACTTCATCATGTAACTTTCTTAACCAAGAACGTAGCTCTTTACGTACTTTAGCATCTAAAGCACCGAAAGGCTCATCTAGTAATAGTACTTGAGGTTGAACAATTAAAGCGCGAGCTAAAGCTACTCTTTGACGTTGACCTCCTGAAAGTTGTGCTGGGTATCGATTGCCATAGCCTTCAAGTTGAATTAATTCTAACAACTCATCCACTTTTCGTTTGATTTGTGCTGCTGGTTTTTTACGAATTTCTAAACCAAAAGCAATATTTTGTCTGACAGTTAAATGCTTAAACAAAGCATAATGTTGAAAAACAAAGCCAATATTACGCTGTCTAATATCTAAATGGGTAGCATTACGATGATTAATAAGAATTTGTCCTTGGTCTGGTCTTTCTAACCCAGAAATCATGCGCAAAAGAGTTGATTTACCTGAACCAGAAGGACCTAAAAGAGCCACTAATTGTCTTTCACCAACAGTCAAATTGATATTTTTCAATGCTTGAAAATTACCAAATTTTTTAGATACATTTTTAAGAACTATAGTCATGATTTCCTCCTAAATTAAAGGTTTGCTTTGTGTCCTGTTTTGCGTTCGAGAATTTCTTTGAAAATCAAAGTTAGTCCTGCTAAAAAAGCTAAGATCATAGCAGCACTAAAAGCTGTAGTTGTTTGATAATTTTTGTAAGTTTGTTCTACGAAAATTGGTAGAGTCGTAGTTCTTCCCATAATACTTCCAGAGACTACCGCAACTGCACCAAATTCCCCCATAGCTCTGGCATTAGTTAACAAAAGACCATACAATAATCCCCACCGTATATTGGGTAAAGTAACACGACAAAAAATCTGCCAATCATTTGCTCCAAGAGTTCTCGCTGCTTCTTCTTGATCTGTCCCAATTTCTTCTAAAACTGGGATAACTTCTCTAGCGACAAAAGGAAGCGTAACAAACATAGTTGCTATGACCATTCCTGGAAGTGCAAAAATAATTTTTATTTGCATCTCTTTTAACCAATCGCCAAACCATCCTTGTGCACCAAAGAGTAAAACGATCATTAATCCAGCTACTACAGGAGAAACAGAAAAAGGTAAATCAATGATACTCATTAGTAGAGCTTTTCCTGGAAATTTATTTCTAGCAATTACCCAAGCAGCACAGAGACCGAAAATGGTATTAAGAGGTAAAGTTATTGCTGTAATAATCAAACTCAACTTAATTGCTTCTTGAAAATTTCTCTGATTGAAATTATCGAAAAAGACATCTACCCCTTTGTGTAAAGCTTCGTAAAAGATAGTGAAGGTAGGTAAAAGAATGAGGATGAACATATACAACACAGCGATCGCTATCAACAGATTTTTATTTAGCTGCATAACGACTACCCCATTGTTGTAAAAGATTAATTATGAGCAATAACAATAAAGAAACCAACATCAACACCGTTCCGATTACCGTTGCTCCCTCGTAGTCATATTGCTCTAAGCGTTGAAAAATTAACACAGGTGCAATTAAATCTTGAAAAGGAATTCCCGAAGAAATAATCAGTACTGAACCATATTCACCCACTGCTCGGGAGAATCCTAAAGCTATACCTGTTAAAATTGCAGGCATTAAAGGTGGTAGAATAACTCTCCAAAAGGTTTGACTTGCTGATGCACCTAAAGACCAAGCTGCTTCCTCTATTTCCTCTTCTAATTCTTGTAAGACTGGTTGCAGGGTTCTGACAATAAAAGGTAGAGAAATAAACAGCATTGCCACAAATACACCTAAACGAGTAAAGGCAATTTTAATGCCAAAAGGAACAAATAATCTGCCTATAACTCCTGATTCACTATAAATAGTTGCCAAAACTAAACCCGCTACAGCTGTTGGTAAAGCAAAGGGTAAATCAACCGCAGTATCAATTAATTTTTTACCAGGAAATTCGTACCTTACCAAAACCCAGGTTAATAGAGTTCCCATGACTCCATTAATACCTGCAGCTATCAAAGCAGTAACAAAGCTAACCTCATAAGCTGATAAAGCTTCTTTAGCAGTAGCGATGCGCCAAAATTCCTCAGGTCCAATAGTTAAAGATTTACTAATTAGTGCTGCTGTCGGTAACAACAGAAAGATGATTAAATAACCTATGGTAACTATCCAAGGAATGGAAAAATACCGTAAACTAGTTCTTAAAGTGTTTGATTTTAAGTAATTGCTAGCGATCATTGCTAATTTCTCCTTTATCTTGCGCTCATAATTTGGTCAAATATTGCACCATCATCAAAAAAATTCGTTTGTACTGCATCCCAACCACCTAAATCTTCCACTGTAAATAAGTTGTCAATTGTCGGGTATTGGGAGCTAAATTCAGTAAATACTTGTTCATCTGAGGGACGAAAACCAACTTTAGCAAATTCTCTTTGAGCTTCTGGTGTAAAGAGGAATTCAACAAAAGCTTCTGCTACTTCTCTTGTTCCCCGTCTATCAACAACTGCATCTACTACCGTTACAGGATTATCAATAGAAATGTTGTAATCAGTAGGGATAAAATAGGTAGATTTATACCCTTGTTGTTCAGCTAAAATCACTTCGTTTTCATAGTTCATCAAGACATTTCCTTGTCCCTGTTTGATAAACACGTCACTAGCTTCTCTAGCATCTTTAGGTAAGACGGGAGCATTTTTAAATACTGCTTTGGTAAATTCTAAAGCTTGCTCATCAGTTCCCCCAGATTGAGTGACCACACCCCATAGAGCTAGGAAATTCCATCTTGCACCTCCTGAAGTTTTAGGATTAGCTGTAATTATTTGGATGTTATCGTCTGTTAAGTCAGACCAGCTATCTATTGTGGCTGCTTGATCACGAGTTACCAAAGCTACTACAGAACTATGGACAGTAGAGTTATTGGGTAACTCTTGTTCCCAACCAGGGTTAATTAAACCTGCTTGCTCAATTCTTTTCGTATCTAAAGCTAAAGCTAAAGCGACAATATCTGCTTCTAAACCGTCAATAATCGCCCGAGTCTGTGTACCAGATCCTGCATAACTTTGGTCAAAAGTCACTCGTTGACCTGTTTGTTGTTCCCAAAGAGCGGTGAATTTCGGAATGATTTGCTCATAAGCTTTCTGCGTAACTGCATAAGATACTAGTGTCAAGTTAACTGGTCTTGATTGGGATTGAACTTGTAAAGGATGAAAGCAAACTGAGATTACCCCACTGATTATTAGTCCAAGGGCAATTCCTCTAATAAATTTCCACTTCAACTTGATTTGCATTTAATTTGACTCCGAAACACTATTAAATTTAATTGAGATTGAATTTGAATTCATTTTAAGCGCAAAAAGCAAAAAAAGTCAAGAAATAAATTAAATAAGTAGCTCGGCTTAATTAAACGGTCTCCCAAAGGGAGCGCTACGCGATGCCGAAGGCACAGCCCTAAGTGCTGCCCGCCTTTCAGGTAAGGGCATACCGCGAAGCGGATCTCTTCGAGATCGCCGTCACTGTACCTTATGAGTCAGAGAAACCCTATAAATGGTCAAGAGAATACGTTACTTATGGAGGAATTAAACAAAGAAGGTAAAATTGAACAAGAATTTGATAAAGTTAAGAAACTTATCTTGCAATTAGACAAGGAAAAATTTGCAGACGCCTCTCAAATCAGCTATCAATTAAAGGCGACGATTACATTTTTACCAAGGATAATGTGGAAGAAATCGTTAATATTCAGCCCAAAGGTAGCAAAGCCAAAGGGTATCAGGTCAGGCAAGTTAGAAATCTCATTGTGAAGTACGGTTTAGGAGATAGCGATGTCAGTTAAGTACGAATTGATTATTTATTGGAGTGAATCAGACCAAGCTTTTATCGTAGAAGTGCCAGAATTACCTGGATGTATGGCAGATGGTCAAACCTATGTCGAAGCGGTAACGAATGCTGAAGTAGTAATACAAGAATGGATTGAAACAGCTCAAGAATTAGGGCGCGATATTCCTACTCCTAAAGGAAGGTTGCTTTATGCTTAGATCTCTTGTTGGAAAGCAAAAATCCTAGGTACTTATCTTGTTCATAGATAAGTTGCCTAGGACTGTAGGGAATATAAAGTATTTAAATTACTTATAGATGAGTTACTTAGGGCTTGCTTAATAAGTCTGAAACTTAGATTCAATAAAGGTTTTAGAAAAAGTGCAAGGGTTTTAGCCAAATAAATGTTAAAACTGTAGATTTGACTTTTTAGTCACCTTTTAGTAATATGTAAAACATATAAGCTGATCCCCTATTTTTCCGAATTCCGAATTCCGAATTGATCCCCACTGGGATTTAGTTTTTCAGCAGACCATACTTAATAGTCAAGGTGAGATTGCATATTACTCCTGTAATTTAAATATTCCAGAAAATTAAATACTGATTAAACTCAGTTCTATATAATCCTCTTCGGGTTGTTTAATCTCTGCTTTGATATTAGGACCAAAAAAGCTCTCAATCTTACTTTGTTTTTTTTCCCAAGTCTCTAAACTAATCAAAGAAGAATCAAACTCTAACACTAGAGTATAACGTCCCTGAGTTTCTACTTCTCTTAATCCTATCAATACTGGTCTTTCTTCGTCAGTAGGACTTAAACCTAACTTTTCTAAAGATAAATCTAGATGGGCCTGTTGTCCATAACGATAACGAGTCACATCTTTACGTATTTGATTTTGAGTTTCTGTAGCTTGTGATTCGCGTAACTCGATAATCTTTGGTGAAGTTGGTTGACTATAGACAACTGGTTTTAATTCTGAAGCTTTGAGAGCTAATCCTCCTAAGACTAGAGGTACTCCATAGAATAAACCCGCTAAATTAAGGGTAGCGTTACCCGTAGCGTAAGCGATAAAACCAACAATAGTAAGTGTTCCACCTACTACTAAACCCAGTGAACCTAGAGAAATCTTGCCAAACATTGATAATCTTGTCAAAAAATTGCGATATTATTTATTTTAGAGCTTAGAGCTTATTTTAACTGAAGAAAAATAACATGGATAAAACCGAACTAGTAGCCAGATTTAAAACCATCGAAAGCCAACGGGAATATTTAGTTAAATTACTAGAAAAACCCAGCTTAGGTACTTTACGCTTAGATGTCAATCAAGCTCTTGAGGAATTAGATGAGTTAATCGAGGAGTTTGACCAAGTTTTTCCAGGAGAAAAAAGCTTATAAACATATTACCCGAGAGTATTTGAAATCACGGGTGACAAGAGATTAAGCGACGTGGACAGGGTATGGGGTGCGGGGTGTGGGGTGTGGTAAAATTTATATTTAGTTACTAAATATTTACTTAGATAGACTCTCATAAATAGCAATTTTAGCTCAAGAATCAGTTGCCAAAAAAAACCTACACCCTACACCCTACCTCCTACACCCTCTTTTTAAGTTTATTGTCACCCACTGAAGTCTCTGAGTTATTTAGACAAAATTGACCAAAGCTAAATCAATACGAGATTTAATCGTTATTTCTGGTTCTTGTTGTTTTATTTCGGTTAGTTTAGTAGTAATTGACTCAATCAAAGTAGGATTAGATTTCCCTAAAGATTCTAACCCTACTACTCCTGCATAACGAACTATCCATTCTCCATCGTTAAGAGTAAGAAATAAGGAATCTAAGACCTTTTGTTGCGCTTTAGCTATGTCTTGGGGAGGAAGTTGAGACCAAAGAATGTTTCCTAAACCTTTAGCTGCTGCTCTACGCACACTAGGGGAAAAATCCTCTAAAGCGGAGGTAATCAATAAATCAAGAGCGCGAGGATCGCCGATTCCGGCAAAAACCCTTACAGC of Gloeocapsa sp. DLM2.Bin57 contains these proteins:
- the cysT gene encoding sulfate ABC transporter permease subunit CysT, which encodes MIASNYLKSNTLRTSLRYFSIPWIVTIGYLIIFLLLPTAALISKSLTIGPEEFWRIATAKEALSAYEVSFVTALIAAGINGVMGTLLTWVLVRYEFPGKKLIDTAVDLPFALPTAVAGLVLATIYSESGVIGRLFVPFGIKIAFTRLGVFVAMLFISLPFIVRTLQPVLQELEEEIEEAAWSLGASASQTFWRVILPPLMPAILTGIALGFSRAVGEYGSVLIISSGIPFQDLIAPVLIFQRLEQYDYEGATVIGTVLMLVSLLLLLIINLLQQWGSRYAAK
- a CDS encoding 30S ribosomal protein S6, yielding MTQAYEMMYILRPNLLEEQINEAVTKYRNLLTEHGATDIKVKFWGRRRLAYPIAKHQEGVYILMYYQADGQQVAVLERAMRLSEEVIRYLTIKLKEVPELSEDSFQELPKASIQPREVPVEVPVEDEQPPQPEVIADEVPTLVEDEDEQPSQPEVIEA
- the cysW gene encoding sulfate ABC transporter permease subunit CysW, with translation MQLNKNLLIAIAVLYMFILILLPTFTIFYEALHKGVDVFFDNFNQRNFQEAIKLSLIITAITLPLNTIFGLCAAWVIARNKFPGKALLMSIIDLPFSVSPVVAGLMIVLLFGAQGWFGDWLKEMQIKIIFALPGMVIATMFVTLPFVAREVIPVLEEIGTDQEEAARTLGANDWQIFCRVTLPNIRWGLLYGLLLTNARAMGEFGAVAVVSGSIMGRTTTLPIFVEQTYKNYQTTTAFSAAMILAFLAGLTLIFKEILERKTGHKANL
- a CDS encoding DUF2854 domain-containing protein, giving the protein MFGKISLGSLGLVVGGTLTIVGFIAYATGNATLNLAGLFYGVPLVLGGLALKASELKPVVYSQPTSPKIIELRESQATETQNQIRKDVTRYRYGQQAHLDLSLEKLGLSPTDEERPVLIGLREVETQGRYTLVLEFDSSLISLETWEKKQSKIESFFGPNIKAEIKQPEEDYIELSLISI
- the psb27 gene encoding photosystem II protein Psb27, producing MSISSYLSRCLAWVLVIVIGITGLTACSSPTGLTGNYSQDTLTVVANLRKAIALDENAPDKVEIQSLARQQINDYISLYRREPKSSGLRSFTTMQTAMNAIAGYYTSYGSRPLPEKLKNRLEQEFQQVELSLKRGA
- a CDS encoding sulfate ABC transporter substrate-binding protein encodes the protein MQIKLKWKFIRGIALGLIISGVISVCFHPLQVQSQSRPVNLTLVSYAVTQKAYEQIIPKFTALWEQQTGQRVTFDQSYAGSGTQTRAIIDGLEADIVALALALDTKRIEQAGLINPGWEQELPNNSTVHSSVVALVTRDQAATIDSWSDLTDDNIQIITANPKTSGGARWNFLALWGVVTQSGGTDEQALEFTKAVFKNAPVLPKDAREASDVFIKQGQGNVLMNYENEVILAEQQGYKSTYFIPTDYNISIDNPVTVVDAVVDRRGTREVAEAFVEFLFTPEAQREFAKVGFRPSDEQVFTEFSSQYPTIDNLFTVEDLGGWDAVQTNFFDDGAIFDQIMSAR
- the cysA gene encoding sulfate ABC transporter ATP-binding protein, producing the protein MTIVLKNVSKKFGNFQALKNINLTVGERQLVALLGPSGSGKSTLLRMISGLERPDQGQILINHRNATHLDIRQRNIGFVFQHYALFKHLTVRQNIAFGLEIRKKPAAQIKRKVDELLELIQLEGYGNRYPAQLSGGQRQRVALARALIVQPQVLLLDEPFGALDAKVRKELRSWLRKLHDEVHITSVFVTHDQEEAMEVADQIVIMNQGSIEQVGSSAEIYDNPATPFVMQFIGEVNVLPSHAHLFNGKSLQLPNSEVFVRPHELMILLFNDGESTEAKIQRIIHLGREVQVELLLPDTLEVTAHVSKERYEALDLQPGMIVYVKPSNTKHFSDPILT
- a CDS encoding HEAT repeat domain-containing protein, with amino-acid sequence MSKMNTQSLIDAVNNATSALTLLKSVQALAEQQDPAAISTLIAVLGYNNPGAAVAAVDGLISLGQVVVPQLLEQVDGYNYGARAWAVRVFAGIGDPRALDLLITSALEDFSPSVRRAAAKGLGNILWSQLPPQDIAKAQQKVLDSLFLTLNDGEWIVRYAGVVGLESLGKSNPTLIESITTKLTEIKQQEPEITIKSRIDLALVNFV
- a CDS encoding type II toxin-antitoxin system HicB family antitoxin, with protein sequence MSVKYELIIYWSESDQAFIVEVPELPGCMADGQTYVEAVTNAEVVIQEWIETAQELGRDIPTPKGRLLYA